Proteins from a genomic interval of Rhinoraja longicauda isolate Sanriku21f chromosome 16, sRhiLon1.1, whole genome shotgun sequence:
- the LOC144601501 gene encoding zinc finger protein 518A-like — MPAGNRLRKNKRLVAQKSAQVSLAPLTVNKHVKKQLWEEFKFKLKNAKVVLTRLDVKTISPDLLVNQSKTSQHSCQTARKSFRKKSEARVDHEVLSLKEAFVRNSLDEPSKTSEGTENAVVVKVLRFKCGKCIDSAEYNPKQLLKHYQKSHAADLPEYPCELCNFTARDFQTLVQHRRKHLAPLFKCEVCTDGKMYTAQELRKHLNWRHGANGNFRCEKCRFSTKNQDTFMQHIHGHDVIQYKCGKCEHVSYTKGEFQRHLVVHTGSFPFCCQHCNYGATRKDYIVKHINAVHKGLAEVGNSKSQVDLYKKGKVKNPLGLKLVLKRYKNGATRKAQWRRKKQIPHLVTAKDNAKKSDATGKRSHPMPQSAPYSDACLGEEIIGPKIDGVKKDETCGPKLVPLNRSQQKKTEASVREQISRNILPPKPSIVILKNNKLYVPRNYSAQFMDFKVVNGKQHLIIKLIPSNKHKLSSSNSQTQDNNTNLLHMLQNAQNSNVGISAANPSSTSARFVQLSNIFPCQPCTFLVRDHSVESKIQTSVLQTVSHGVSTVTNGKFTQVKAIEPLVTGMDSEQAGNLLLPTSSVHAVDTAINKAMSGNQIMQKNPTSEQSSVSNNYPSQIFVSSANSQTASKLLQCLNNEQISKGKESDCDTSLPFIHNYAKVDISTSKQTGISIIQGDDSKSAMILLPSNNVQESKSGQPHKIVTRIISRTDVSSSSELCASTSQSHGFQKSDVWGSNEFNSPILLQMLKPSEVINGKSECRFVTSKDIPVVMSNIEDTSYSNSSFHFTSTELGPETLRRHETASDNCVDTNTDSDSTALKDQITFTEQELVCSEADKSNRDIYELCLANLNTMPAAEMINCQSELEADALKSDGQKEFGNDCEVQNMRSCTTVRTKCKLGKSSNDLSSSTDWPTCSDGNGKLENSEDTQSLSVNSTSSQTILDYCGSNSEKTNTEYVEMMNCHTKDNMNLGSTEEILEEQASDSDGSKSLIMPRITSVFSLQNGDGMSCLAPEENQLLLDALKATSIFSDETPRSESEYLKSSSVSCREEQNCTHTVENKPDLHNYSLKNNALPMQLDSVNDENNNSSVNNIYIDGGNALLPAPPHVSGKPPNVEKLNTLLKTHSDQIINQQLIKDAIRTSANGNSNSALAPVTLLGPFRLAGISKCKPVLVQTSQKGSAVPLHLVKQSRLQMVSRGTVSQTKVLARNSACLTDKGPGLILTFSNGTLGAVASIVCGGNPPKIHRANTSVQGQTPVSDKVLQNTCLLISGSRVAGMETAPINVLSPKDPLCKDPVSAVFDHHSYAKPAADPNVKHTTENVSLNGNSHDEKLISEPCENNKSSALNNLVSIPLGQDTALECVRDKNTENIPSQQTVLLQCIMQKKTDGATSEDDVANPGSMSEENGPDQRKILLRFVKSSNGALGMKNNQSLKDSVSLQNDAAGNAVKPLQQSSQAVMLTSGSQCILLPVNNPVPTHTAMVNIPLQICSTTSLKVPVPPVVGGSPVRSTEKRNTNKATSLIPQRSTARSSCIWDNEKSDDLWEPRRSCKENLVYRYSKRLKRKLESSEKSSKIITNSLSEFEETEELKKSLVVSNATASGGTVQTLKLMPFRNGQLVKCPRRNQPVIVLDHPDADVPEVVNVMKTIKKCKGNVLKVVLSKRTISALLHPCRRNKVIAKGFLINQRKRVKPVSPVKERYVLKLKLKKTSKNNYQIVKTVSNKTIEAIFRCWFCGRIFDNQDEWVGHGQRHLMEATRDWNTLV; from the coding sequence ATGCCTGCAGGAAATCGTTTGCGTAAAAACAAACGACTTGTAGCGCAAAAGTCTGCACAAGTTTCATTGGCACCTTTGACTGTGAATAAACATGTGAAAAAACAGCTTTGGGAAGAGTTCAAATTCAAACTTAAAAATGCAAAAGTTGTTCTGACGAGATTAGATGTGAAAACGATATCTCCAGATTTACTTGTAAATCAAAGCAAAACATCACAACATAGTTGCCAAACTGCAAGAAAATCCTTCAGGAAAAAAAGTGAAGCTCGAGTGGACCATGAAGTGTTATCTTTAAAAGAAGCTTTTGTACGGAATTCATTAGACGAGCCATCTAAAACTTCTGAGGGGACAGAAAATGCCGTAGTTGTAAAGGTTTTGCGTTTCAAATGTGGGAAATGTATAGACAGTGCTGAGTACAACCCAAAGCAATTATTGAAACATTACCAGAAATCTCATGCTGCAGATTTACCTGAATATCCCTGCGAATTGTGCAATTTTACTGCTCGTGATTTTCAGACATTGGTCCAACACCGACGGAAACATCTTGCCCCTCTTTTCAAATGTGAAGTTTGCACTGATGGGAAAATGTATACTGCGCAAGAGTTGAGAAAGCATTTAAATTGGAGACATGGTGCAAATGGTAATTTCCGCTGTGAAAAGTGCAGGTTTTCTACAAAAAATCAGGACACGTTTATGCAGCATATTCATGGACATGATGTGATTCAATATAAATGTGGTAAATGTGAGCATGTAAGTTACACGAAAGGTGAGTTTCAAAGGCACCTTGTTGTACATACAGGATCTTTTCCGTTCTGTTGTCAACATTGTAACTATGGGGCAACACGCAAGGACTATATTGTTAAGCACATAAATGCTGTCCACAAGGGCCTGGCTGAGGTGGGCAACTCTAAATCGCAGGTGGATCTGTATAAAAAAGGAAAAGTGAAGAATCCATTGGGTCTGAAACTTGTTCTAAAAAGATACAAAAATGGGGCAACTCGGAAAGCGCAGTGGAGGAGAAAAAAGCAAATCCCGCATTTGGTAACTGCAAAGGATAATGCTAAGAAGTCTGATGCCACAGGGAAGCGCAGTCATCCAATGCCTCAATCTGCTCCATATTCAGATGCATGTTTGGGTGAGGAAATAATTGGTCCAAAGATAGATGGTGTTAAGAAAGATGAAACTTGTGGACCAAAGCTAGTACCTCTAAATAGGTCTCAACAAAAGAAAACAGAAGCAAGTGTCCGTGAACAAATATCTAGAAATATATTGCCACCTAAGCCTTCAATAGTAATATTAAAGAATAATAAATTATATGTGCCACGTAATTATAGTGCTCAATTTATGGACTTCAAAGTAGTAAATGGGAAACAGCATTTAATTATTAAGCTAATTCCTTCAAACAAACACAAGTTAAGCTCTTCAAATTCTCAAACCCAAGACAACAATACCAACTTGCTACACATGCTGCAGAATGCACAAAATTCAAATGTTGGTATTTCAGCTGCAAATCCTTCGAGTACAAGTGCACGCTTTGTTCAATTATCAAATATTTTTCCATGTCAACCTTGCACATTCTTGGTAAGAGACCATTCTGTGGAATCAAAAATACAGACATCGGTATTGCAGACTGTGTCTCATGGAGTATCTACTGTTACCAATGGTAAATTTACTCAGGTCAAGGCAATAGAGCCATTGGTTACAGGCATGGATTCAGAACAAGCAGGCAATCTGTTATTGCCAACATCTTCAGTGCATGCAGTTGATACTGCAATAAATAAGGCTATGTCAGGGAATCAAATTATGCAAAAAAATCCAACTTCAGAACAATCTTCAGTTTCTAATAATTATCCATCTCAGATTTTTGTATCTTCAGCCAATAGCCAGACTGCTTCAAAATTATTGCAGTGCCTAAATAATGAGCAGATATCTAAGGGAAAAGAGTCAGATTGTGACACCTCATTACCTTTCATTCATAATTATGCTAAAGTGGATATTTCTACTTCAAAACAAACTGGTATTTCAATCATACAAGGAGATGATTCAAAATCAGCAATGATTTTGCTACCCTCAAATAATGTTCAAGAATCAAAGTCTGGGCAACCACACAAGATAGTAACTAGAATAATTTCACGAACTGATGTTTCATCTTCTAGTGAGTTGTGTGCAAGTACTTCACAGTCTCATGGGTTCCAAAAATCAGATGTTTGGGGTTCGAATGAATTTAATTCACCTATACTTCTCCAAATGCTGAAACCTTCGGAAGTGATTAATGGAAAATCTGAGTGCAGATTTGTGACATCAAAAGATATTCCTGTGGTGATGTCAAATATAGAAGATACAAGTTATTCAAATTCTAGTTTCCATTTTACCTCGACTGAACTGGGACCTGAAACTCTGAGGAGACATGAAACAGCCTCTGATAATTGTGTGGATACAAATACTGATTCTGACAGTACAGCATTAAAAGATCAAATTACATTCACAGAACAGGAACTGGTTTGTTCTGAGGCAGACAAATCAAACAGAGATATTTATGAACTGTGTTTGGCTAATTTGAATACCATGCCTGCTGCAGAAATGATAAATTGTCAGTCTGAATTGGAAGCTGATGCTTTAAAGAGCGATGGGCAAAAGGAATTTGGAAATGACTGTGAAGTGCAAAATATGAGAAGTTGTACAACAGTGCGGACAAAATGTAAACTAGGGAAAAGTAGCAATGATTTGTCCTCTTCAACAGATTGGCCAACTTGCTCAGATGGAAATGGTAAATTGGAAAATTCTGAAGACACCCAATCACTTTCTGTCAACAGTACAAGTTCACAAACTATTCTGGATTACTGTGGATCAAACTCAGAAAAAACAAATACTGAGTATGTAGAGATGATGAACTGTCACACCAAAGATAACATGAATTTGGGTTCTACAGAGGAGATTTTGGAAGAACAAGCTAGTGATTCTGATGGCAGTAAATCACTGATAATGCCTCGAATCACATCTGTGTTCTCATTACAGAATGGGGATGGAATGAGTTGTTTGGCTCCTGAAGAAAATCAATTGCTACTTGATGCATTAAAGGCCACTTCCATCTTTAGTGATGAAACTCCTCGCAGTGAATCAGAGTATTTAAAAAGTAGTTCAGTTAGTTGTCGAGAGGAACAGAACTGTACACATACTGTGGAAAACAAACCTGATTTGCATAATTATTCCCTTAAAAACAATGCTTTGCCCATGCAGTTGGATTCTGTGAATGATGAAAATAATAACTCttctgtaaacaatatatataTTGATGGGGGAAATGCGCTGTTGCCTGCACCTCCACATGTATCCGGCAAACCACCAAATGTTGAAAAGCTGAACACACTGCTAAAGACTCATTCTGATCAAATAATTAACCAGCAGTTAATAAAGGATGCGATTCGCACTTCTGCAAATGGCAATAGTAACTCTGCTCTGGCACCTGTGACTCTTCTGGGTCCATTTCGGTTGGCTGGGATCAGTAAGTGTAAGCCTGTTCTAGTTCAAACATCGCAGAAAGGTTCCGCAGTTCCCCTACACCTGGTAAAACAATCCAGACTACAAATGGTTTCTCGGGGCACGGTTTCACAAACAAAAGTCCTTGCTAGAAATTCTGCCTGCCTGACCGATAAGGGGCCTGGTTTGATACTTACTTTCAGTAATGGAACACTTGGTGCAGTTGCTAGCATTGTTTGTGGGGGCAATCCTCCAAAGATTCATCGTGCAAATACGAGTGTACAAGGACAAACCCCAGTCTCTGACAAAGTCCTACAGAATACGTGTTTATTAATTAGTGGTTCCAGAGTAGCGGGCATGGAGACCGCACCAATAAATGTTTTGTCTCCCAaagaccctctgtgtaaagatccTGTGTCTGCCGTGTTTGATCATCATTCTTATGCAAAACCTGCAGCTGATCCAAATGTTAAACATACAACAGAAAATGTCTCACTAAATGGAAACAGTCACGATGAAAAATTGATCAGTGAACCCTGTGAAAACAATAAATCATCTGCATTAAATAATTTGGTGTCAATTCCATTGGGACAAGACACTGCATTGGAATGTGTACGAGATAAAAATACAGAAAACATACCAAGCCAACAAACTGTTTTGCTTCAATGTATTATGCAGAAAAAAACTGATGGAGCCACCAGTGAAGATGATGTGGCAAATCCTggttcaatgtctgaagaaaatGGGCCTGATCAGAGGAAGATTTTGTTGCGATTTGTTAAAAGTTCCAATGGGGCGTTAGGCATGAAGAATAACCAGTCCCTGAAAGATTCAGTATCACTTCAGAATGATGCTGCAGGTAATGCAGTTAAGCCTTTGCAACAATCCAGTCAGGCTGTAATGTTGACAAGTGGCTCTCAATGTATCCTGCTACCAGTGAATAATCCTGTACCCACCCACACCGCAATGGTTAACATCCCTCTCCAAATCTGTAGTACGACTTCTCTTAAAGTTCCTGTTCCTCCAGTTGTTGGGGGTTCACCTGTTCGCTCGACTGAAAAAAGAAATACAAATAAAGCCACTTCACTCATTCCACAGAGATCTACAGCCAGATCAAGCTGCATATGGGATAATGAGAAATCTGATGACCTGTGGGAACCACGGAGGTCATGTAAGGAGAACCTTGTATATCGATACAGTAAACGACTAAAGAGAAAATTGGAAAGTTCTGAAAAATCATCCAAAATAATAACCAATAGCTTAAGTGAATTTGAAGAAACTGAAGAATTAAAAAAGTCTCTTGTAGTTAGCAATGCGACAGCGTCTGGTGGAACTGTACAAACTCTGAAGCTCATGCCTTTTCGTAATGGTCAGCTTGTTAAATGTCCTAGGAGAAACCAGCCTGTGATTGTGCTTGATCATCCAGATGCAGATGTTCCTGAAGTAGTTAATGTCATGAAAACAATTAAGAAATGTAAAGGGAATGTTCTCAAGGTAGTTTTATCAAAAAGAACAATTAGTGCGTTGTTGCATCCCTGCAGAAGGAATAAAGTAATTGCAAAAGGTTTCCTTATCAACCAACGCAAAAGAGTAAAACCAGTGAGCCCTGTGAAAGAAAGATATGTACTGAAGTTAAAGCTAAAAAAGACCAGCAAGAACAATTATCAGATTGTGAAGACAGTTTCAAATAAAACAATTGAGGCTATATTCCGTTGCTGGTTTTGTGGTAGGATATTTGATAACCAGGATGAATGGGTGGGTCATGGTCAACGACATTTAATGGAGGCAACAAGAGACTGGAATACCTTGGTTTGA